One Pseudomonas sp. MH9.2 DNA segment encodes these proteins:
- a CDS encoding MoxR family ATPase produces MDPQSSAETTTAPSNQAQQRQRASHLAQTLRQELQKVLIGQNTVIDDVLTALIAGGHVLIEGVPGLGKTLLVRALARCFGGNFARIQFTPDLMPSDVTGHAVYDLQTEQFKLRKGPLFTNLLLADEINRAPAKTQAALLEAMQERQVTLEGRALPIAQPFMVLATQNPIEQEGTYPLPEAELDRFMLKLRMDYPDSAEELSMVRQVTRSTKADMLDVQPLRTVLQAKDVLALQRIASELPLDEQVLDYAVRLARATRSWPGLTLGAGPRASIALVRGARARALLRGGEFVIPDDIKGCALAVLRHRVRLSPELDIEGLSVDQVLKQLLDQVPAPRL; encoded by the coding sequence ATGGACCCGCAAAGCAGCGCCGAGACCACGACAGCGCCCAGCAATCAGGCCCAGCAACGCCAACGTGCCAGCCATTTGGCTCAGACCCTGCGCCAGGAGCTGCAAAAAGTCCTGATCGGCCAGAACACAGTGATTGACGATGTGTTGACTGCGCTGATCGCTGGCGGCCATGTGCTGATCGAGGGTGTTCCGGGGCTGGGCAAAACGTTACTGGTCCGCGCCCTCGCCCGCTGCTTCGGCGGGAATTTCGCCCGGATTCAGTTCACTCCCGATCTCATGCCCAGTGATGTCACTGGCCACGCGGTGTACGACCTCCAGACCGAACAGTTCAAGCTGCGCAAAGGTCCGCTGTTCACCAACCTGCTGCTGGCCGATGAAATCAACCGTGCTCCGGCGAAGACCCAGGCCGCGCTGCTCGAAGCCATGCAGGAACGACAGGTCACCCTGGAGGGACGCGCCCTGCCGATCGCACAGCCGTTCATGGTGCTGGCCACGCAAAACCCTATCGAGCAGGAAGGCACCTATCCTCTGCCCGAAGCTGAACTCGACCGCTTCATGCTCAAGTTGCGCATGGACTATCCAGACTCCGCCGAAGAACTGAGCATGGTTCGTCAGGTCACACGCTCGACCAAGGCCGATATGCTCGATGTACAGCCGCTGCGCACCGTCCTGCAAGCCAAGGACGTGCTGGCCCTGCAACGCATTGCCAGTGAATTACCGCTGGACGAACAGGTACTCGATTACGCCGTGCGCCTGGCGCGCGCAACCCGTAGCTGGCCAGGCCTGACCTTGGGTGCCGGGCCACGTGCGTCGATAGCACTGGTTCGCGGGGCGCGGGCGCGAGCCCTGTTGCGCGGTGGCGAATTCGTGATCCCGGATGACATCAAAGGCTGCGCGCTTGCGGTGTTGCGCCATCGGGTCAGGCTCTCGCCCGAGCTGGACATCGAAGGGCTGTCGGTGGATCAAGTGCTCAAACAACTGCTCGATCAGGTTCCGGCGCCACGTCTATGA
- a CDS encoding DUF58 domain-containing protein: protein MKQALKPSRLLLGWLGALMCLAVVLGTLDALGIDLPAKLSAVGWGLLMALILLSLLDAWRLTRQPSPRLQRQLPGSLALGRWSEVRITVEHDFSQQLTLSVFDHVPEGLTVENLPQNITLLPGEHAQLGYRLRPLSRGHFGFERCEINLPSTLRLWTTRRYLPLVDATRVYPDFARVYGGQLLAVDNWISQLGVRQRQRRGLGLEFHQLREFREGDSLRQIDWKATARQRTPIAREYQDERDQQIVFMLDCGRRMRSQDGDLAHFDHALNACLLLSYVALRQGDAVGITTFAGEKDHYLAPVKGSGQLNVLLNSVYDLKSTQRPADYSVAVRQLLARQKRRALVVLVTNLRDEDDEQLLGAVKQLSRQHRVLVASLREEVLDSLRQTPVQTWQDALAYCGTIDFLNARAGLHERLIAHGVPVLDARPGELGAQLVSCYLSWKKAGTL from the coding sequence ATGAAGCAGGCGCTCAAGCCCTCTCGCTTATTGCTCGGCTGGCTTGGCGCATTGATGTGCCTGGCTGTTGTCCTTGGCACTTTGGACGCGTTGGGCATCGATCTTCCGGCGAAACTTTCGGCGGTAGGTTGGGGGCTGTTGATGGCGCTGATACTGCTCAGCCTGCTTGATGCCTGGCGGCTCACTCGCCAGCCCTCGCCGCGCCTGCAACGTCAACTGCCGGGCAGTCTGGCGCTGGGACGCTGGAGCGAAGTACGCATCACGGTCGAGCATGATTTCAGCCAGCAGCTGACACTGAGCGTGTTCGATCACGTGCCTGAGGGCCTGACCGTTGAAAACCTGCCACAAAACATCACGTTGCTCCCCGGCGAACACGCCCAGCTTGGCTACCGTCTGCGCCCGCTGAGTCGCGGCCATTTCGGCTTCGAACGGTGCGAAATCAACCTGCCCAGCACCTTGCGTTTATGGACCACGCGCCGCTATCTGCCGCTGGTCGATGCCACCCGCGTTTACCCCGACTTTGCACGTGTGTATGGCGGCCAGCTGCTCGCGGTGGATAACTGGATCAGCCAACTGGGCGTGCGCCAGCGTCAGCGTCGTGGCCTGGGACTGGAGTTTCATCAGCTGCGCGAATTTCGCGAAGGCGACAGCCTGCGCCAGATCGATTGGAAAGCTACAGCACGCCAACGCACACCCATCGCCCGCGAATATCAGGATGAACGTGATCAGCAGATCGTATTCATGCTCGATTGCGGCCGACGCATGCGCAGTCAGGATGGAGACCTGGCGCACTTCGACCATGCGCTCAATGCCTGCCTCCTGCTCAGTTACGTCGCGCTGCGCCAGGGCGATGCGGTGGGGATTACCACCTTTGCTGGCGAGAAGGACCACTACCTGGCACCGGTCAAAGGCTCGGGACAGTTGAATGTGCTGCTCAATAGTGTCTATGACTTGAAGAGCACACAACGTCCCGCCGACTACAGCGTCGCCGTGCGCCAATTGCTCGCCCGGCAGAAACGCCGCGCACTGGTGGTGCTGGTCACCAACCTGCGTGATGAAGACGATGAGCAATTGCTCGGCGCGGTCAAACAGCTGAGCCGTCAGCATCGGGTATTGGTCGCCAGTTTACGAGAGGAAGTGCTGGACAGCCTGCGTCAGACCCCCGTGCAAACCTGGCAAGACGCCCTGGCCTACTGCGGCACCATTGATTTCCTCAACGCACGCGCAGGTCTGCACGAACGTTTGATCGCCCACGGTGTGCCGGTACTGGATGCGCGCCCCGGAGAACTCGGGGCGCAATTGGTCAGCTGTTATCTGAGCTGGAAAAAGGCCGGTACGCTTTGA
- a CDS encoding PilZ domain-containing protein, translating to MLIERRIERHQLPYFLQVFNRYTDKPIGCLGNVSQDGLMLISELPILVGADFELRLKIPDNNGEERTIDIDGRCLWCHEDETPRNYDSGFLLQASPIEYAQLIRALQRYFSFHSLEAPV from the coding sequence ATGCTTATCGAACGACGAATCGAACGTCATCAACTGCCTTATTTTTTGCAGGTTTTTAATCGATATACCGATAAACCGATAGGATGTCTCGGCAATGTGTCACAAGACGGTTTGATGTTGATCAGCGAGCTGCCGATTCTGGTAGGCGCGGATTTCGAGCTGCGTTTGAAGATACCGGATAACAATGGTGAAGAGAGAACCATCGATATCGATGGTCGTTGCCTCTGGTGTCACGAAGACGAAACGCCAAGGAACTACGATTCAGGGTTCCTGTTGCAGGCTTCACCCATCGAGTACGCACAGTTGATCCGTGCGTTGCAGCGTTACTTCAGCTTCCACTCTCTGGAAGCCCCGGTCTGA
- a CDS encoding tetratricopeptide repeat protein: MRILIVLAVMASVGGCTRWSMDQHLNSAYRSYAEGNCDSVMLELSQVERESRSRRYIQPEVSMLRGQCLERQSLFVDAAQTYQFIITQYPSSEYAFRAHARLDTLQQLGHYRRGEPAQPSPASL; this comes from the coding sequence ATGCGAATTTTGATCGTTTTAGCCGTGATGGCCAGTGTCGGGGGCTGCACGCGTTGGTCGATGGACCAGCATCTGAACAGCGCTTACCGCTCGTATGCCGAGGGTAATTGCGACAGCGTGATGCTCGAATTGTCCCAGGTCGAGCGTGAAAGCCGTTCGCGTCGATACATCCAACCAGAGGTGTCGATGCTACGAGGGCAATGCCTGGAGCGTCAAAGCTTGTTCGTCGATGCGGCTCAGACCTACCAGTTCATCATTACCCAGTACCCCTCCAGCGAGTATGCGTTTCGAGCGCACGCACGTCTTGATACCCTGCAGCAACTCGGCCACTACCGCCGCGGTGAACCGGCACAGCCGAGCCCAGCCTCACTTTAA
- a CDS encoding DUF4350 domain-containing protein has product MTRRNTLLIGLLLIVALGLAGRYLYTHLERYTEVIDQGPSPDVRGNPYLAAENFLRQRSVPVQVTDALQNLPDARQEPQTLMLLASRENMTPRQVERLLDWAKSGGHLLFVAEQLWDEQKGRSGDLLLDRVQIHQFLSADLQTQDRAKAIVPRQPAPLAPTDYPSLTKLYLENEDDPAYFSFDTDFHLDDPKDRAQSWANSGSATHMMQLAYGDGLITVLSDSDLWKNKTIARYDNAWLLWYLTQDSSVTMLLQSGHADLFSLLLRYFPEALTALMLLITLLLWHAGQRHGPLQAPASRARRQLTEHLRASADFLLRRSGQQVLLRGLQQDILRRARQRHPGFEHLGIADQWQVLGRLTRQPTSAVSQALRPRPAQRLSSAEFTRQVAHLQTLRNAL; this is encoded by the coding sequence ATGACCAGACGCAACACACTGCTGATTGGCCTGCTATTAATCGTCGCGCTCGGGCTGGCCGGCCGTTATCTGTACACGCACCTAGAGCGTTACACCGAGGTCATCGACCAAGGTCCGTCGCCCGACGTACGCGGCAATCCCTACCTGGCCGCCGAAAATTTCCTGCGCCAACGCTCGGTGCCGGTCCAGGTCACCGATGCACTCCAGAACTTGCCCGACGCGCGTCAGGAGCCGCAGACCCTGATGCTCCTCGCCAGCCGCGAGAACATGACTCCCCGGCAAGTCGAGCGACTGCTGGACTGGGCCAAATCCGGCGGTCATCTGCTGTTCGTCGCCGAGCAACTCTGGGATGAACAGAAAGGCCGCAGCGGCGACCTGCTGCTGGACCGGGTGCAGATTCACCAATTCCTCAGCGCGGACCTGCAAACACAGGACCGGGCAAAAGCCATCGTGCCCAGGCAGCCTGCCCCCCTGGCGCCGACGGACTACCCAAGCCTGACCAAGCTGTACCTGGAAAACGAAGACGACCCGGCCTATTTCAGTTTCGATACTGACTTTCACCTGGACGACCCCAAGGACCGTGCTCAGTCCTGGGCCAACAGCGGCTCGGCCACGCACATGATGCAACTGGCCTACGGCGACGGTTTGATCACCGTCCTGAGCGACAGCGACCTGTGGAAAAACAAGACCATCGCCCGCTACGACAATGCCTGGCTGCTGTGGTATCTGACGCAGGACAGCTCGGTGACGATGTTGCTGCAATCCGGGCACGCTGATTTGTTCAGCCTGTTGCTGCGGTATTTTCCGGAGGCGTTGACCGCGCTGATGTTGCTGATCACCTTGCTGCTGTGGCATGCAGGCCAGCGTCACGGCCCGCTGCAGGCCCCGGCCTCCCGTGCGCGTCGGCAATTGACCGAACACCTGCGCGCCAGTGCCGATTTCCTGCTCAGACGCAGCGGTCAACAGGTCCTGTTGCGTGGATTGCAGCAAGACATCTTGCGTCGCGCCCGACAGCGTCATCCCGGTTTCGAACACCTCGGCATCGCCGACCAATGGCAGGTGCTTGGGCGCCTGACGCGCCAACCCACCAGCGCTGTCAGTCAGGCCCTGCGCCCACGGCCCGCTCAGCGACTGTCCAGCGCAGAATTCACCCGTCAGGTTGCCCACCTGCAAACTCTCAGGAATGCCCTATGA
- a CDS encoding stage II sporulation protein M: protein MKQSLFESRHQPDWQRFAELLDALEHGKAESKACEAFASDYRRICQQFALAQERGYSSHLVDPLQHLAMRGHQQLYRHRSQLGAHLLSFVLADFPRLVRTQWRFVLVASLLFFGSLIGIGLLVYVFPDLVYSVVSPAQVTEMESMYDPAARRIGEAATRGSSEDWMMFGYYIMHNIGIAFQTFATGLLFGLGSLFFLFFNGLMIGAVAGHLSGVGYGQTFWSFVIGHGAFELSAIALAGAAGLKLGWALLAPGPLPRSEALRLAAKVSVQLMCGVMLFLLIAAFIEAYWSSMTTFQPLTKYLVGACLWGLVGAYLIFAGRSGHAPD from the coding sequence ATGAAGCAATCCCTGTTCGAAAGTCGCCATCAACCTGACTGGCAGCGCTTCGCCGAACTGCTGGACGCGCTGGAGCACGGCAAAGCCGAGAGCAAGGCCTGCGAGGCCTTCGCCAGCGACTACCGCCGAATCTGCCAGCAATTTGCCTTGGCGCAAGAGCGCGGCTACAGCAGTCATCTGGTCGACCCGCTGCAACACTTGGCGATGCGCGGCCATCAACAACTGTACCGGCACCGCAGCCAACTGGGTGCGCATCTGTTGAGTTTCGTCCTCGCCGACTTTCCGAGACTGGTCAGGACGCAATGGCGTTTCGTGCTGGTCGCCAGCCTGCTGTTTTTCGGCAGCCTGATCGGCATCGGCCTGTTGGTGTATGTCTTTCCGGACCTGGTCTACAGCGTCGTCAGCCCCGCGCAGGTGACCGAGATGGAAAGCATGTACGACCCGGCGGCGCGGCGCATCGGTGAGGCGGCGACGCGAGGCTCCAGCGAAGACTGGATGATGTTCGGTTATTACATCATGCATAACATCGGGATCGCTTTTCAGACCTTCGCCACCGGACTGCTGTTCGGCTTGGGCAGTCTGTTTTTTCTGTTTTTCAATGGTCTGATGATCGGCGCGGTGGCCGGCCATCTCAGCGGAGTCGGCTACGGGCAGACCTTCTGGTCATTCGTCATCGGCCATGGTGCTTTTGAGCTCAGCGCCATTGCCCTCGCCGGCGCCGCAGGCCTCAAGCTGGGCTGGGCTTTGCTCGCGCCCGGGCCTCTACCGCGCAGTGAGGCGCTGCGGCTGGCGGCAAAAGTGAGCGTGCAGTTGATGTGTGGGGTCATGCTGTTTCTGCTGATCGCGGCCTTTATCGAAGCCTACTGGTCATCAATGACAACTTTTCAACCGCTGACCAAATACCTGGTCGGTGCCTGCCTGTGGGGGCTCGTCGGGGCGTACCTGATCTTCGCTGGACGGAGTGGCCATGCGCCTGACTGA
- a CDS encoding DUF4129 domain-containing protein, with amino-acid sequence MRLTDASVVIRPRNPWEAIDLGVLLAREHRGLLMASWAVVTLPIFAVLSVVFWNAPTIAILVFWWLKPAFERLPLLILSQAIFGSTPSLKQALKAWPKALKPQLLASLTWRRLSLSRSFKLPVQQLEHLSGPARQQRIGILSQHNLRAARWLTSVGSALEMTLWLGLMSVFYLLIPQQVELNWSWNSLLDIEGNWHWLEHLSNAFYALILIFWEPIYVASGFTLYLNRRTALEAWDIELVLRRLRQRLIGSAYVMLIGLGLVFSTPTPSAWATEQSYSCPLPPLDPASPEHAPTGPDSPRLTHQALTSNAARESINAQLAQPPFKNPKTVTGWRLIEDKAASKVEKPAESAQWLLRLINWLARIASVLAHVFEVLLWAGAIILVSVLIWRYRAWISTFVSRRQGPEKTQRNVPRQLFGLQVNAQSLPDDVAGTAERLWATQPRKALGLLYRALLSRLLTDYQLPLKNADTEGEVLQQVAQLKQQALHEYSQHLTEHWQNLAYGHHLPPAHLQQELCDGWRQLFGSGLPR; translated from the coding sequence ATGCGCCTGACTGACGCCAGTGTCGTGATTCGCCCGCGCAATCCATGGGAAGCCATCGATCTTGGCGTGCTGCTGGCTCGCGAGCATCGCGGCTTACTCATGGCCAGTTGGGCCGTCGTTACGCTGCCGATCTTCGCCGTGCTCAGCGTGGTGTTCTGGAACGCGCCAACGATTGCGATCCTGGTGTTCTGGTGGCTCAAACCAGCCTTTGAGCGCCTGCCGCTGCTGATTCTTTCGCAAGCGATTTTTGGCTCGACGCCCAGCCTCAAGCAAGCCCTGAAAGCCTGGCCAAAAGCACTCAAGCCGCAGTTGCTGGCCAGCCTGACCTGGCGCCGATTGAGCCTCAGCCGCAGCTTCAAACTGCCGGTGCAACAACTTGAACACTTATCCGGCCCGGCACGCCAGCAGCGCATCGGCATTCTCAGCCAACACAACCTGCGCGCCGCACGCTGGCTGACATCGGTCGGCAGCGCACTGGAAATGACCTTATGGCTCGGGTTGATGAGCGTCTTCTATTTGTTGATCCCACAACAGGTCGAACTGAACTGGAGCTGGAACAGCCTGCTCGACATCGAAGGCAACTGGCACTGGCTCGAACACCTGAGCAATGCTTTTTATGCTTTGATCCTGATTTTCTGGGAACCGATTTATGTGGCCAGCGGCTTCACTTTGTACCTGAACAGGCGCACCGCGCTGGAAGCCTGGGATATCGAACTGGTGTTGCGCCGTTTGCGCCAACGCCTGATCGGCAGCGCCTATGTCATGTTGATCGGCCTGGGCCTGGTTTTTTCAACACCCACCCCGTCCGCCTGGGCTACGGAGCAAAGCTATAGCTGCCCATTGCCACCGCTTGATCCTGCATCACCCGAACACGCCCCCACCGGGCCGGACAGCCCACGCCTGACTCATCAGGCACTGACCAGCAACGCCGCACGCGAGAGCATCAACGCGCAACTGGCACAACCGCCGTTCAAGAACCCCAAGACCGTGACCGGTTGGCGCTTGATCGAAGACAAAGCGGCTAGCAAAGTGGAAAAACCTGCGGAATCAGCCCAGTGGCTACTGCGCTTGATCAACTGGCTGGCGCGTATCGCCAGCGTACTTGCCCATGTGTTTGAAGTGCTGCTGTGGGCAGGGGCGATCATCCTGGTCAGCGTATTGATCTGGCGATACCGGGCCTGGATCAGCACCTTCGTCAGCCGTCGCCAAGGCCCGGAAAAGACTCAACGCAACGTCCCCCGGCAATTATTCGGTTTGCAGGTCAACGCCCAAAGCCTGCCCGATGACGTGGCTGGCACCGCCGAACGCCTGTGGGCCACTCAACCCCGCAAGGCCCTGGGCCTGTTGTATCGAGCGCTGCTCAGCCGCCTGTTGACCGACTACCAGCTGCCGCTGAAGAATGCCGACACCGAGGGCGAGGTCTTGCAGCAGGTTGCGCAGCTCAAACAGCAGGCATTGCACGAGTACAGCCAACACTTGACTGAACACTGGCAGAACCTCGCCTATGGCCATCACCTGCCCCCAGCGCATCTGCAGCAGGAACTGTGTGACGGCTGGCGGCAACTGTTCGGTTCGGGGCTCCCCCGATGA